One Erythrobacter aureus DNA segment encodes these proteins:
- the arfB gene encoding alternative ribosome rescue aminoacyl-tRNA hydrolase ArfB, translated as MGRIADKALEIAEEKFIASSGPGGQNVNKVATAVQLRVDVFQLGMPPEAFERLKEIAGSKLTKGGEIVLTANEYRTQDQNREAARERLLALLGEALTPPKKRKKSRVNRVGKVKRLKAKKVRGEVKAKRGKVDW; from the coding sequence ATGGGTAGAATAGCCGACAAGGCTCTCGAAATCGCGGAGGAGAAGTTCATCGCCTCCTCCGGCCCCGGCGGGCAAAACGTCAACAAGGTCGCCACGGCTGTCCAGCTCCGCGTCGACGTCTTCCAGCTCGGCATGCCGCCGGAAGCATTCGAGCGGCTGAAGGAAATTGCGGGCAGCAAGCTGACCAAGGGCGGCGAGATCGTGCTGACCGCGAACGAATACCGCACGCAGGACCAGAATCGCGAGGCAGCACGCGAACGATTGCTTGCCTTGCTGGGCGAAGCGCTGACCCCGCCGAAAAAACGCAAGAAGAGCCGCGTGAACCGCGTCGGCAAGGTCAAGCGGTTGAAAGCCAAGAAGGTGCGCGGCGAGGTCAAGGCGAAGCGCGGTAAGGTGGACTGGTAG
- the xth gene encoding exodeoxyribonuclease III: MVSIATWNINSVRLRMPIVERFIKEQSPDVLCLQEIKCQEHQFPYEAFRSLGYEHFAVHGQKGYHGVATVAKTPLREFSRHDWQDNGEARHVGVELTEHQGMIVENVYVPAGGDEPDREVNLKFGQKLDFLERMTRWADAIDRPTLIVGDFNIAPLESDVWNHKQLLKVVSHTPIEVESLQRFMDAHGWADIGREHIKAPERYYSWWSYRAKDWKANDRGRRLDHMWASEDLAKQALRHSVHEYARDWEKPSDHVPLVTEFAL, translated from the coding sequence ATGGTTTCTATCGCTACCTGGAATATCAATTCCGTCCGCCTGCGCATGCCGATCGTCGAACGCTTCATCAAGGAGCAGTCGCCCGACGTGCTGTGCCTGCAGGAGATCAAGTGCCAGGAGCACCAGTTTCCCTACGAAGCGTTTCGCTCGCTGGGTTACGAACATTTCGCCGTGCACGGGCAGAAGGGCTATCACGGCGTGGCGACAGTGGCGAAAACACCGCTGCGGGAATTCTCGCGCCATGACTGGCAGGACAATGGCGAGGCACGCCATGTCGGCGTCGAGCTGACCGAGCACCAAGGGATGATCGTCGAGAATGTTTATGTGCCCGCCGGCGGCGACGAACCCGATCGCGAGGTCAATCTCAAATTTGGGCAGAAGCTCGACTTCCTCGAGCGCATGACCCGCTGGGCCGATGCGATCGACCGCCCCACGCTGATCGTCGGCGATTTCAACATCGCTCCGCTCGAAAGCGACGTGTGGAACCACAAGCAGCTCCTCAAGGTCGTCAGCCATACGCCAATCGAGGTCGAGAGCCTCCAACGCTTCATGGATGCGCATGGCTGGGCCGATATCGGACGCGAGCACATCAAGGCACCGGAGCGCTATTATAGCTGGTGGAGCTATCGCGCGAAGGATTGGAAAGCCAACGATCGCGGGCGCCGGCTCGACCATATGTGGGCGAGCGAGGACCTGGCGAAGCAGGCGCTGCGCCATTCGGTCCATGAATATGCACGGGACTGGGAAAAGCCATCGGACCATGTGCCCCTGGTGACGGAGTTCGCGCTCTGA
- the rpmG gene encoding 50S ribosomal protein L33, giving the protein MAKPATVKIKLVSTADTGFYYVTKKNPRNHTEKFTFRKYDPVVRKHVEFKEAKIK; this is encoded by the coding sequence ATGGCGAAGCCCGCAACCGTCAAGATCAAGCTCGTCTCGACCGCAGACACGGGCTTCTACTACGTGACCAAGAAGAATCCGCGTAACCACACGGAAAAGTTCACCTTCCGCAAGTACGATCCCGTCGTGCGCAAGCATGTCGAGTTCAAGGAAGCCAAGATCAAGTAA
- a CDS encoding helicase HerA-like domain-containing protein, with translation MSEIFLGLGANGERQHLRLGQANRHGLIAGATGTGKTVTLQGLAESFSAQGVPVFVADVKGDLAGIAMAGSPQFKHADKLEGRAKELGMDDYAYADNAAVFWDLYGEKGFPVRTTISEMGPLLLARLLDLNDTQEGVLNIVFRHADENGLLLLDLGDLQAMLAYAYDNAKELSGTYGNVSKPSVGAIQRQLLSFESQGADMFFGEPALEIDDFLKLDGQGRGVINVLAADRLMRSPKLYATFLLWLLAELFESLPEVGDPEKPKLVFFFDEAHLLFDEAPEALEDKVEQVVRLIRSKGVGVYFVTQKPIDIPEKIAGQLGNRVQHALRAFTPRDQRAIKAAAETFRINPDLDVEQAITELRVGEALVSTLDEDGAPTVVQRTLIKPPHSRLGPVTEKERKIVNSVSDLDGKYDEAVDRESAEEVLAAKAVDAAETAKEVEEKGEAEVRKRSRKHTSMWTKAGKAAAKAAAGSLTSIAVATVMGKKSRADPLRTGATAFVRNIIGGLMR, from the coding sequence ATGAGCGAAATTTTCCTCGGACTGGGGGCCAATGGCGAGCGCCAGCACCTGCGGCTCGGTCAGGCCAATCGCCATGGATTGATCGCCGGGGCAACCGGCACGGGCAAGACGGTGACGCTGCAGGGGCTCGCGGAAAGTTTCTCCGCACAAGGCGTCCCGGTTTTCGTCGCCGATGTGAAGGGCGACCTTGCGGGCATCGCAATGGCCGGTTCACCACAATTTAAACATGCCGACAAGCTGGAGGGGCGCGCCAAGGAGCTGGGCATGGACGACTATGCCTATGCCGACAATGCGGCGGTTTTCTGGGACCTATATGGCGAAAAGGGCTTCCCGGTCCGGACCACGATCTCTGAGATGGGGCCTTTGCTGCTGGCGCGGCTGCTCGACCTCAACGACACGCAGGAAGGCGTACTCAACATCGTCTTCCGTCATGCGGACGAGAACGGCCTGCTGCTGCTCGACCTGGGCGATCTGCAGGCGATGCTCGCCTATGCCTATGACAATGCGAAGGAGCTGTCTGGCACCTATGGCAATGTCTCCAAGCCCAGCGTCGGGGCGATCCAGCGCCAGCTCTTGAGCTTCGAAAGCCAGGGCGCGGATATGTTCTTCGGCGAGCCCGCGCTGGAGATCGACGATTTCCTCAAGCTGGACGGGCAGGGGCGCGGGGTAATCAACGTCCTCGCTGCCGACAGGCTGATGCGCAGTCCCAAGCTCTACGCCACCTTCCTCCTGTGGCTGCTCGCCGAACTGTTCGAAAGCCTGCCCGAAGTCGGCGATCCGGAAAAGCCGAAGCTGGTGTTCTTCTTCGATGAGGCGCATTTGCTGTTCGACGAGGCGCCCGAGGCGCTGGAGGACAAGGTCGAGCAGGTCGTCCGGCTGATCCGTTCGAAGGGGGTGGGCGTCTATTTCGTCACGCAGAAACCGATCGACATCCCGGAAAAGATCGCCGGGCAACTCGGTAATCGCGTGCAACATGCGCTGCGCGCCTTCACCCCGCGCGATCAGCGCGCGATCAAGGCGGCAGCGGAAACGTTCCGTATCAATCCCGATCTCGATGTCGAACAGGCGATTACCGAATTGAGAGTGGGCGAGGCGCTGGTCTCGACGCTTGACGAGGACGGCGCGCCCACCGTGGTTCAGCGCACGCTGATAAAGCCGCCGCATTCGCGCCTCGGCCCGGTGACCGAGAAGGAGCGCAAGATCGTCAACTCGGTCAGCGATCTGGACGGAAAATACGATGAGGCGGTGGATCGCGAGAGCGCGGAGGAAGTGCTCGCCGCCAAGGCCGTCGATGCCGCCGAGACCGCGAAGGAGGTCGAGGAGAAGGGCGAGGCCGAAGTGCGCAAGCGCTCTCGTAAGCACACCTCGATGTGGACGAAAGCGGGGAAGGCCGCAGCCAAGGCGGCGGCCGGATCGCTGACCTCGATCGCCGTGGCAACGGTGATGGGGAAGAAATCGCGCGCCGACCCGCTGCGCACCGGCGCGACCGCCTTCGTGCGCAATATCATCGGTGGGCTGATGCGCTAG
- a CDS encoding ATP-binding protein, whose amino-acid sequence MRLLPRSLLGQVMLAMAAALLIAQAISATMLYRAATERREMAFMHAAAFQLLSGPRHRDARKARMMRPPHMMPSRRDGTPRVRLPRSLRYSETTRAPLAADAPRDQQREAELARLLRSQGISVGEIAISVQPFLDDPVLREAARDFPRIRALVETVPHEVMVVALKQEGSAVWQVARLPVPPLDRGIPRTLVMQTLILFLVLVGLLYFVLRRITRPLDALAERTRRFGSVGTPEEPLEASGPDDVRRLIEAHNAMQARIGSMLDEKDVMLGAIGHDLKTPLAALRVRIESVEDEAARDKMAATIEDITETLDEILSLARIGRTDTEPEMTELGALAASVVEEFEDMGRPVTLEAQGRIAAPVHLTWLKRGLRNLVTNALRYAGSAHLSILREDGQAVLRIDDDGPGIPEERLAEMLEPFTRGEASRNRETGGAGLGLTLARAVAEQHGGTLSLANRAEGGLRAEIRIPT is encoded by the coding sequence ATGCGCCTGCTTCCGCGAAGCCTGCTGGGTCAGGTCATGCTGGCCATGGCGGCCGCACTGCTGATCGCCCAGGCGATTTCGGCAACCATGCTTTACCGCGCGGCCACCGAACGGCGCGAAATGGCTTTCATGCATGCCGCCGCCTTCCAACTGCTCAGCGGTCCGCGCCATCGGGATGCCCGCAAGGCCCGCATGATGCGCCCGCCGCATATGATGCCGTCACGCCGGGATGGGACGCCAAGGGTCCGCCTGCCGCGTAGCCTGCGTTACTCCGAAACCACCCGCGCTCCCTTGGCGGCAGATGCTCCCCGCGACCAACAGCGAGAAGCGGAATTGGCACGGCTACTGCGTTCGCAAGGCATTTCCGTCGGGGAAATCGCCATATCCGTGCAGCCCTTTCTGGACGACCCCGTCTTGCGCGAGGCGGCGCGTGACTTTCCCCGGATTCGGGCTCTGGTCGAAACTGTCCCGCACGAGGTGATGGTGGTCGCCTTGAAGCAGGAGGGCAGCGCGGTGTGGCAAGTCGCGCGCCTCCCCGTCCCGCCGCTCGATCGCGGCATCCCCCGCACGCTGGTGATGCAGACGCTGATTCTGTTCCTCGTGCTGGTCGGCCTGCTCTATTTCGTGCTGCGCCGGATCACCCGGCCGCTCGATGCTCTGGCCGAACGGACCCGGCGGTTCGGCAGCGTCGGCACGCCCGAAGAGCCACTGGAAGCGAGCGGACCCGACGATGTGAGACGGCTGATCGAGGCGCATAATGCGATGCAGGCGCGGATCGGCTCCATGCTCGATGAAAAGGATGTCATGCTCGGCGCGATCGGCCACGATCTCAAAACGCCGCTTGCGGCACTGCGCGTTAGGATCGAGAGCGTCGAGGACGAGGCCGCGCGTGACAAGATGGCCGCGACGATCGAGGATATCACCGAAACGCTCGACGAGATCCTTTCGCTGGCGCGTATCGGCCGTACCGACACCGAGCCCGAAATGACCGAACTCGGCGCACTCGCCGCATCGGTGGTCGAGGAATTCGAGGATATGGGCAGGCCGGTGACGCTGGAGGCGCAGGGACGCATCGCGGCGCCCGTGCACCTGACCTGGCTCAAGCGCGGGCTGCGCAATCTGGTCACCAATGCGCTGCGCTATGCCGGATCGGCGCACCTATCCATTCTTCGGGAAGACGGTCAGGCCGTGCTCCGGATAGATGATGACGGTCCCGGCATTCCGGAGGAACGGCTGGCGGAAATGCTCGAACCGTTCACACGCGGGGAAGCGAGCCGCAACCGCGAGACAGGTGGCGCGGGCCTGGGCCTCACGCTGGCGCGCGCGGTTGCCGAACAGCATGGCGGAACGCTCAGCCTCGCAAATCGCGCCGAAGGGGGCCTCCGCGCGGAAATCCGCATCCCGACCTAG
- a CDS encoding RluA family pseudouridine synthase → MTQIPILFEDGEALVIDKPAGLPIERPRRGGPALEDHFEELKLGFQRAPVPVHRIDTDTSGCLLLARNPKALKRFAKSFEDRLVEKRYLGVLAGVPEEAEGKIELSLSKISSAEKGWRMIAAKKGKPSITHWRVIAEIRGKALLEFRPETGRTHQIRVHCQAGLGMPLLGDPVYGSGKGAPRTMLHAAALSVPREGKAPIEATAPMPQDFTALGFGDG, encoded by the coding sequence ATGACCCAGATCCCGATCCTGTTCGAAGACGGCGAAGCGCTGGTGATCGACAAGCCAGCGGGCCTGCCGATCGAACGCCCGCGCCGCGGCGGCCCCGCTCTCGAAGACCATTTCGAGGAGCTGAAGCTGGGTTTCCAGCGCGCGCCCGTGCCCGTCCACCGGATCGACACCGATACCAGCGGCTGCCTGCTGCTGGCGCGCAATCCCAAGGCGCTCAAGCGCTTTGCGAAGAGCTTCGAGGACCGTCTGGTCGAAAAGCGCTATCTCGGCGTGCTGGCTGGCGTGCCCGAAGAGGCCGAGGGCAAGATCGAACTGTCGCTGTCGAAGATCAGCAGCGCCGAAAAGGGCTGGCGGATGATCGCGGCGAAGAAGGGCAAGCCTTCGATCACCCATTGGCGCGTGATTGCCGAAATCCGAGGCAAGGCGCTGCTCGAATTCCGCCCCGAGACCGGTCGCACGCATCAGATCCGCGTGCATTGTCAGGCAGGGCTAGGCATGCCGCTGCTTGGCGATCCGGTCTATGGGAGCGGAAAGGGCGCGCCGCGCACCATGCTGCACGCCGCCGCGCTTTCCGTCCCGCGCGAAGGCAAGGCGCCCATCGAAGCCACTGCCCCCATGCCGCAGGATTTCACCGCTCTCGGCTTCGGTGATGGGTAG
- a CDS encoding alkaline phosphatase: MTIRPLFLATAAALVLGGCTATVAQEAPQAASAAAPGEKRAKNVILFIGDGMGISTVTAARIYAGQKLGQTGEEYVLPFETFDNVALVKTYNIDAQVPDSAGTASAMHTGVKTDIGVLGYGPGVTEGDCASGMGHAAPMLGEEVKARGLALGIVSTARLTHATPASVYARSVTRDWEADTWIPEDQRGQGCVDIAQQLVEAPFDVALGGGSVAFYGKDKGGRRLDDAADLPSDWEVATGGTYATTLQDMAAAPDDKPLLGLFSLSHMTYMVDREVDSTEPTLTSMTATAIQRLSSDPQGYYLMVESGRIDHGHHEGKAGYALEEAVEFARAIKWAIDNTDPEETLIMVTADHSHVFTIAGYPKRGNPILGLVSNPRDEGPSLAEDGKPYTTLGYANGMGAFEGERPMPETGVKARQQAAIPTKSETHAGEDVALYAQGPGAENVRGVMEQNLIYNVIRKAFGWEE; the protein is encoded by the coding sequence ATGACCATTCGTCCGCTTTTCCTTGCCACCGCAGCCGCGCTCGTGCTCGGAGGGTGTACCGCAACCGTCGCGCAGGAAGCGCCGCAAGCCGCGTCCGCTGCGGCCCCGGGGGAAAAGCGGGCCAAGAACGTGATTCTCTTCATCGGCGACGGCATGGGCATTTCCACCGTCACCGCCGCGCGCATCTATGCCGGTCAGAAGCTCGGCCAGACCGGTGAGGAATATGTCCTGCCGTTCGAGACCTTCGATAATGTGGCTTTGGTCAAGACTTACAATATCGACGCGCAGGTTCCCGACAGCGCGGGCACGGCCAGCGCGATGCATACAGGTGTGAAAACCGACATCGGCGTGCTCGGCTACGGACCCGGCGTTACGGAGGGCGATTGCGCTTCGGGGATGGGACACGCGGCGCCCATGCTTGGTGAAGAGGTCAAGGCGAGGGGGCTTGCGCTCGGCATCGTCAGCACCGCGCGGCTTACACACGCGACGCCTGCATCGGTCTATGCGCGCAGCGTGACCCGCGACTGGGAGGCCGACACCTGGATCCCCGAAGACCAGCGCGGACAAGGCTGCGTCGATATCGCACAGCAGTTGGTCGAGGCGCCTTTCGATGTGGCGCTCGGCGGCGGCAGCGTTGCCTTTTACGGCAAGGACAAGGGCGGGCGCAGGCTGGACGATGCCGCCGACCTTCCGAGCGATTGGGAGGTTGCCACCGGCGGTACCTACGCGACAACACTTCAGGACATGGCTGCGGCGCCGGACGACAAACCGCTGCTCGGCCTCTTTTCCCTCAGCCATATGACCTACATGGTCGATCGCGAGGTCGACAGCACCGAACCCACGCTCACTTCGATGACCGCCACGGCTATCCAGCGCCTGTCGAGCGATCCGCAAGGCTACTACCTGATGGTCGAAAGCGGGCGCATCGACCACGGCCATCATGAAGGCAAGGCGGGCTATGCTTTGGAGGAAGCGGTCGAATTCGCGCGCGCGATCAAATGGGCGATCGACAACACCGACCCCGAAGAGACGCTCATCATGGTGACTGCCGACCACAGCCACGTGTTCACGATCGCGGGCTATCCCAAGCGCGGCAATCCGATCCTCGGCCTCGTGTCGAACCCGCGCGATGAAGGTCCCTCGCTGGCCGAGGATGGAAAGCCCTACACGACGCTCGGCTATGCCAACGGCATGGGCGCTTTCGAAGGCGAGCGACCGATGCCTGAAACCGGTGTGAAGGCCCGCCAGCAAGCTGCGATCCCCACCAAATCCGAAACTCACGCAGGCGAGGATGTGGCGCTCTATGCCCAGGGACCCGGCGCCGAGAATGTGCGCGGGGTGATGGAACAGAACCTGATCTATAATGTGATCAGGAAAGCGTTCGGCTGGGAAGAGTAA
- the pabB gene encoding aminodeoxychorismate synthase component I: protein MAERHPFVLLDDARDSGAADALLFENPRDIFVAHRPDEIETVLAAAEQARRKGGELAGYIAYEAGLALEDRLRPLTDARSGGAGPLVWLGVFDTPQRIAAEDMPDWLTKNAPGGGSVGPLEPQISPGGYGQAFAALQEAIRAGDIYQANLTFPLAGGFIGDPLGLYAALRPTAQAGYGGAVFDGSHWLLSLSPELFVSLKGGEAKAKPMKGTRPRGHDEASDRAMAEELAGSVKDKAENLMIVDLLRNDLSRVAEPGSVRVDDPFAIESYPTVHQMVSAVRARLKPDEGAIDLVRALFPCGSITGAPKIRAMELIDAVERDPRGPYCGAIGRIGKDGDAAFNVAIRTLRLTEVENGRGKAVLGVGGAIVADSEPTSEWREALLKGAFVRTSSPHHRAAQFDLIETMRFSPEAGITHLENHLLRIKTSTSELGFTFDRHEARNQLHALCFVLDKPSRVRLLASRSGEIALEARDIPEAWPEPARCIVLPLPVDPGDWRLRHKTTDRGFYEDAQRIARQHDAHEALFVREDGLLTEGCVTNIFVRGEDGVLLTPPASLGLLPGVFRRSLLDEGKAREAELRIEDLENGFLLGNALRLMMDAKLKT from the coding sequence ATGGCGGAACGGCATCCCTTTGTCCTGCTCGACGATGCGCGCGATAGCGGCGCGGCCGACGCCCTGCTGTTCGAGAACCCGCGCGATATCTTCGTCGCGCACCGTCCCGACGAAATCGAGACCGTGCTCGCCGCTGCCGAACAGGCTCGCCGTAAGGGCGGAGAACTGGCGGGATACATCGCTTACGAGGCCGGGCTGGCGCTGGAGGACAGATTGCGCCCGCTGACCGATGCCCGCAGCGGCGGTGCGGGGCCGCTCGTCTGGCTGGGCGTATTCGACACGCCGCAGCGGATTGCCGCAGAGGACATGCCCGACTGGCTGACGAAAAACGCGCCGGGCGGCGGCAGTGTCGGCCCGCTCGAGCCGCAGATTTCGCCAGGGGGATACGGGCAGGCTTTCGCGGCGCTGCAAGAGGCGATCCGCGCGGGCGATATCTACCAGGCCAATCTGACCTTTCCCCTCGCGGGCGGCTTCATCGGCGACCCGCTGGGCCTCTATGCGGCACTGCGCCCCACCGCGCAGGCGGGATATGGCGGGGCTGTCTTCGACGGATCGCATTGGCTGCTCAGCCTCAGCCCCGAACTGTTCGTGTCGCTGAAAGGGGGCGAGGCCAAGGCCAAGCCGATGAAGGGCACACGCCCACGCGGCCATGACGAGGCCTCGGATCGCGCGATGGCCGAAGAGCTTGCCGGATCGGTCAAGGACAAGGCCGAAAACCTGATGATCGTCGACCTGCTGCGCAACGATCTCTCCCGCGTCGCCGAACCCGGGAGCGTGCGGGTAGACGATCCTTTCGCGATCGAAAGCTACCCCACGGTCCACCAGATGGTCAGCGCGGTACGCGCGCGGCTGAAACCGGATGAAGGCGCGATCGATCTGGTACGCGCACTGTTCCCCTGCGGATCGATCACCGGCGCGCCCAAGATCCGCGCGATGGAGCTGATCGATGCGGTCGAGCGCGATCCGCGCGGTCCCTATTGCGGCGCGATCGGGCGGATCGGCAAGGATGGCGATGCGGCATTCAATGTCGCGATTCGAACGCTGCGCCTGACCGAAGTCGAAAACGGGCGAGGCAAGGCGGTACTCGGGGTGGGCGGAGCGATCGTCGCCGACAGCGAACCAACGTCCGAATGGCGTGAAGCGCTGCTCAAGGGGGCCTTTGTCCGGACCTCTTCGCCCCATCATCGCGCGGCGCAATTCGACCTGATAGAAACGATGCGCTTTTCGCCGGAAGCGGGCATCACGCATCTCGAAAACCATCTCCTGCGAATAAAGACGAGCACGAGTGAGCTGGGCTTCACCTTCGATCGGCACGAGGCGCGCAACCAGCTTCATGCGCTGTGTTTCGTGCTCGACAAGCCCAGCCGGGTACGCCTGCTCGCCTCCCGTTCCGGCGAAATCGCGCTCGAGGCACGGGATATACCCGAAGCCTGGCCGGAACCTGCCCGCTGCATCGTTCTGCCGCTCCCCGTCGATCCGGGCGACTGGCGGCTGCGCCACAAGACCACCGATCGCGGCTTTTACGAGGACGCACAGCGCATCGCCCGGCAGCATGACGCGCACGAAGCGCTGTTCGTGCGCGAGGACGGCTTGCTCACCGAAGGCTGCGTCACCAATATCTTCGTGCGCGGCGAAGACGGCGTATTGCTGACCCCGCCTGCCAGCCTCGGATTGCTGCCCGGCGTGTTCCGCCGGTCCCTTCTTGACGAAGGCAAGGCGCGCGAAGCCGAATTGCGCATCGAAGACTTGGAAAACGGCTTCTTGCTCGGCAATGCGCTGCGCCTGATGATGGACGCGAAACTCAAGACATGA
- a CDS encoding response regulator, giving the protein MTDPTPIAILLVDDERSLREPLAEYLVRQGFQVREAESAAAARTVLAQNVPDIVLLDIMMPGEDGLSLCRHLVETRGLPTILLTAKGEAMDRIVGLEIGADDYVTKPFEPRELVARIRSVLRRAERAAPAPTDEPVFVFEGWQLDPLKRRLTDPDGALVPLSTAEFRMLRAFCEHPRQVLDRDRLLDLVQGREAHLFDRAVDNQVSRLRRKIETDSRNPHFIQTVRGDGYRFAADVARLERGAHG; this is encoded by the coding sequence ATGACCGATCCCACGCCTATTGCCATCCTCCTCGTCGACGACGAACGCAGCCTTCGCGAACCCCTGGCGGAATATCTCGTCCGCCAGGGGTTCCAGGTACGCGAGGCGGAAAGCGCGGCAGCCGCGCGCACCGTGCTGGCGCAGAATGTGCCCGATATCGTCCTGCTCGACATCATGATGCCGGGGGAGGACGGTCTGTCGCTATGTCGCCATCTCGTCGAAACCCGCGGCCTTCCCACCATTCTTCTCACCGCCAAGGGCGAGGCCATGGACCGGATCGTCGGGCTCGAAATCGGCGCGGACGACTATGTCACCAAGCCGTTCGAGCCGCGCGAGCTGGTTGCGCGCATCCGTTCGGTCCTGCGCCGCGCCGAACGCGCCGCGCCAGCGCCCACGGATGAGCCGGTTTTTGTTTTCGAAGGCTGGCAGCTCGATCCGCTCAAGCGCCGCCTGACCGATCCCGACGGCGCGCTCGTGCCTCTTTCCACCGCCGAATTCCGGATGCTGCGCGCCTTTTGCGAGCATCCGCGCCAAGTGCTGGACCGCGACCGCCTGCTCGATCTGGTGCAGGGGCGCGAGGCTCATCTGTTCGACCGCGCGGTCGATAACCAAGTCAGCCGCCTGCGCCGCAAGATCGAGACCGACAGCCGCAATCCGCATTTCATCCAGACGGTACGCGGCGATGGCTACCGCTTCGCCGCCGATGTCGCGCGCCTCGAACGCGGCGCGCACGGCTGA
- a CDS encoding VOC family protein: MIGYVTFGTNDLERAAKFYDPIAAEMGVGRMMEFDSFIAWGQAGGGAGIAATKPFDGKEASVGNGTMVALQAKDRDQVKRLYDIALANGGSDEGEPGPRGEPDENGMVFYAAYFRDPDGNKLNAFLMDKA; encoded by the coding sequence ATGATCGGATACGTCACCTTCGGGACCAACGACCTAGAGCGCGCCGCCAAGTTCTACGATCCCATAGCCGCCGAAATGGGCGTTGGGCGAATGATGGAGTTCGACAGCTTCATCGCCTGGGGCCAAGCGGGCGGCGGCGCCGGGATCGCAGCGACCAAGCCTTTCGACGGCAAGGAAGCCAGCGTCGGTAATGGCACCATGGTCGCGCTGCAGGCCAAGGACCGCGACCAGGTCAAGCGGCTTTACGACATCGCGCTCGCCAATGGCGGCAGCGATGAAGGCGAACCGGGGCCGCGCGGGGAGCCGGACGAAAACGGCATGGTGTTCTATGCCGCCTATTTCCGCGATCCCGACGGCAACAAGCTCAACGCCTTCTTGATGGACAAGGCGTGA
- a CDS encoding EF-hand domain-containing protein: protein MNKTVLTLSAAALALTGTAALANHHGKSNPDANGDGVVTLDEMRTHGNQAFARMDANGDGVIDAEDRQARREAMFAQADANGDGELSQAEMKAMHQARMERRDERRAKRMERREERMSTRFARMDADNSGGLSRDELKAMQEARSERRGKRQDMRGGRGGHGPRKMMRMADTDGDKTITRGEFDAAIAARFAKADADGDGQITKAERQAAREAMRAERRAKRGDRRGQ, encoded by the coding sequence ATGAACAAGACCGTCCTCACTCTTTCCGCCGCCGCGCTGGCGCTGACCGGTACGGCCGCGCTCGCCAATCATCACGGCAAGTCCAATCCCGATGCCAATGGCGACGGGGTCGTAACGCTCGACGAAATGCGTACCCACGGCAATCAGGCCTTCGCCAGGATGGACGCCAATGGCGACGGCGTGATCGATGCCGAAGACCGTCAGGCGCGCCGTGAGGCGATGTTCGCCCAAGCGGACGCCAATGGCGATGGCGAGCTTTCACAGGCCGAAATGAAGGCCATGCATCAGGCGCGCATGGAACGCCGAGACGAACGCCGTGCCAAGCGCATGGAGCGCCGGGAGGAACGGATGAGCACGCGTTTCGCGCGGATGGACGCCGACAATTCGGGCGGCCTCTCTCGGGACGAGCTGAAAGCGATGCAAGAGGCGCGCTCGGAACGCCGTGGCAAGCGTCAAGACATGCGGGGTGGCCGTGGCGGCCATGGCCCGCGCAAAATGATGCGCATGGCCGACACCGATGGCGATAAGACCATCACTCGCGGCGAATTCGACGCGGCCATCGCAGCGCGCTTTGCCAAGGCCGATGCCGATGGCGACGGCCAGATCACCAAGGCCGAACGCCAGGCCGCGCGCGAAGCCATGCGTGCCGAACGCAGAGCCAAGCGCGGCGATCGTCGCGGCCAGTAA
- a CDS encoding LolA family protein gives MSTLSSKSNKPIRAALALSLAAALPVSAILAPAPVVAAEGDLDRAVAALRGISTMKADFVQTDRSGQTVRGVMTLKRPGKIRFQYEKGVPMLVVSNGKSMYMVDYEVNQVQRWPIKNSPLGALLDPSRDVKRYGKLVPTNHPDVVSVEVRDTKRPEFGVITLIFARDASAPGGLRLTHWVALDSQNHRTTVRLANQRYGVAVADSAFTFRDPRRSSRRPG, from the coding sequence ATGAGCACCTTGTCTTCGAAATCGAACAAACCGATCCGCGCCGCGCTGGCTTTATCGCTGGCTGCGGCGCTTCCCGTTTCCGCCATCCTCGCGCCCGCCCCGGTGGTCGCCGCCGAGGGCGACCTCGACCGGGCAGTCGCCGCGCTGCGCGGCATCTCCACGATGAAGGCGGATTTCGTCCAGACCGACCGCAGCGGGCAGACCGTGCGCGGCGTGATGACGCTGAAACGCCCCGGCAAGATCCGTTTCCAGTACGAGAAGGGCGTGCCGATGCTCGTCGTCTCGAACGGCAAGTCGATGTATATGGTCGACTACGAGGTCAATCAGGTCCAGCGCTGGCCGATCAAGAATTCGCCATTGGGCGCGCTGCTCGATCCCAGCCGCGACGTGAAGCGATACGGCAAGCTGGTTCCCACCAACCACCCCGACGTCGTCAGCGTGGAAGTGCGCGATACCAAGCGCCCCGAATTCGGGGTCATAACCCTGATTTTCGCGCGCGACGCTTCGGCCCCCGGCGGTCTGCGCCTGACCCATTGGGTGGCGCTCGATTCGCAGAATCACCGGACCACGGTAAGGCTGGCGAACCAGCGCTATGGCGTGGCCGTGGCCGACAGCGCCTTTACGTTTCGCGATCCGCGGCGATCGTCCCGTCGCCCGGGATGA